Part of the Metarhizium brunneum chromosome 6, complete sequence genome is shown below.
ACCCATTCTCCAGCATTTCCAACCAAAACAGCTCCCTCAGCTCGCTCCTCTCTTcgacatcatctccatctcggATATCCTTTTCCCCATTCACGGGAAAGTGAGCCGTCATAACCGTTCCCAATCCCGTGAAGCACAGTATACTGTCCCTGCTCGCCTCATTCAGACGGCCCAGGAACTCGGTCCCCAGTGCCGTAAACTCATTCGCCACCGAGGGCGTGTAAATCTCCGTGAGGCCAGCGTGCCCCGCATGCATAGCAAGCgtgttgttgttgaaggTGCCCGAGTGAGGCAGGCAATCCGGCTGCGAGGGATCATAcgcagccatcatgtccTCCCGGCCGCCAAACGCACCAAACGtaatgccgccgccgagccaCTTTCCAAACGTCTTGAGATCCGGCGTGACGCCGCGAATAGAAGCGAGGCCGTGCGCGCAAAGACGCGAAGTCATGACCTCGTCCATGATGAACACGACACCTGCCTGTCGCCACGGCAAATTAGCAACCCAACATCGGCGCGCCCAACAGTTGACACGTATCAGGtcaaaaaaagggggggggacTGACCTTCCTGGCAGCGTCCTCGATAGCCTTGAGAAACTCTTCTGTCGCGACGATACAGCCTCCCGCCCCTTGCATCGCCTCTAGGAGAACGGCCGCCACGCCTTCGTCCTGaatcgccctcgtcgcgcCATCCACATCATTGTACTTGGCTACAATCCAGTCGTCCAGATCAACGTTATTGGCAGCTGGTTTCCCACCCGCAAAGCCTAGCACGCCTCCGTGGTAGGCGCCACCAAAGACCACgaccttgcgcttcttggtgAAGCGTCTCGCGGCAGCGAGGGCTTGGAGATTGGCCTCGGTGCCGGAGTTTGTGAAGCGGACTTTGGACACGTTGAAGCGGGCGCATATGGCGCTTGCAAGGGACTGCTCGGCGCGCGTGGTGCCGCTGAGGTTGAGGCCGATGGTGGTCAggacggtggtgatggtttTTCGGATGACGGGGGAGGAGTGGCCGTAGAGGGCGGCGGTGAACTCGCCCGTGAAGTCGGTGTATCTGGCGCTTTTTTAGAAGCAATGTACGATATTCACTCCTTGCTTGACAAGGCCTCTGTGGTTGGTCGTGGGCACTGGAGACGAGGGTGTGGCAGTTGGGGAGGCAACGCACGTCGTGCCGTCTTCAGAAGTGACCTGATATCCATGCCCAGACTTGATATACAGCGGGAACGGGTCCGCATGTAGTACGGCTCGCGTATTGCCCCCGGGGAGAGAGTTTGATGCTTCCGCGTGGAGTGCTTTGGATTTGGGGTTCTGCTGAATGTACCTGGCCCTTGCGTGTTCCAATGTTGTCCCAAGTTCCTGCAAGGCAAACATGATACGGAGTGAATGACGCCCCTTGGACACCAGAATGAAAAAAGCAAAGGGGACAAAGGCTCTAGCCAATTTATGTCGTAATGTGGCCAGATCAAATACCCCTCAATAAACCATCAGGACAAACTTATACGGCCAGTCGCAACTACAGAGTGGCGTAACATCCAATTGGTCCGCTGCACAATCAAGACCCACCTCCAACCCGGGGAAGCAAGACGAAACCCGTCTCTGTAGCTAACGATTATAACTTTTACATCAACCTCCAACATCCATATCCGCCACGCCCGTCCAACCACCCCCATCCCAGTCGACTCTTCACCAAAGCGCCTACACAGAgacaaagagagagagagagagagaaaagggACAAAAAAGAAATGGACTACCAAAACCGCGCGGGCTCAAaattcggcggcggcggcgtggcctCCCACTCCGCCACCAACGCCGACCGCCGCGAACGCCTGCGCAAGCTGGCCCTCGAAACAATCGACCTCGACAAGGACCCCTACTTCTTCAAGAACCACGTCGGCTCCTTCGAATGCCGCCTCTGCCTGACGGTGCACCAGAACGACGGCTCGTACCTCGCGCACACCCAGGGcaagaagcaccagaccaacctcgcgcgccgcgccgcccgcgAGCAGCGGGAGGGCAAGGCCAACATCGACCCGGCCACGGGCCTCCCCTCGAgcgtcgccgcctccttcgcgggcggcggcgcgcgcCGCAACGCCGTCAAGATCGGCCGCCCCGGCTACAAGATCACCAAGATCCGGGACCCCGTCACCAGGCAGCAGGGCCTGCTGTTCCAGCTGCAGTACCCCGAGGCCGCGCCCGACATGAGCCCCAAGTGGCAGGTCATGAATGCGTTCACGCAGCGCGTCGAGGAGCCCGACAAGAACTTTCAGTACCTGCTCGTGGCCGCCGAGCCCTACGAGACGGTCGGGTTCAAGATCCCCGCCAGGGAGCTGGACAAGAGGGAAGGCAGGGGCTTCTGCTTCTGGGACCCGGACGCCAAGGAGTTTTGGATACAGATCATGTTCATGACGGAGCGGGAGGAGAGGTTCAACGCCGCCCCGGGGTTGGCTGCCAGGAGATGAGCAAGTTGAAAAGCGGCGAGGTTTTTAAAGCGATGGATGGGCGGAACAAGGAGTCTCGAGGAATTGTTCAAGAGAGCGTTTGCGAGACATGAGAATGACGGCCACGTCAGCATCAAGGCGCGTGCCGTTGGCAGCAATGGAGGACTGTCAAGGAAGAATCTTGGCCGCAGAATGCACACAGCTGTGGAGAAGCAAATCGGCCTTTGGTGGCCGCATGTAATTTTAGTCAGTTCATGATACAAGGACCAGAAAGTAGGAAACATCACGTATATACCCATCCATAAATAGACTAATGCCCATCGCCGTGTTCAAGGCTACGTAAAACTCGCCCATCTAGCGCTGAACTACATAGCTTTGCGCAAAGGATTCCGCCAAGTGGCACACGTCCCTCATCTCATGTacctcgccatcaccgtgtTGTCTCTGACAAGCACTCATGCATGACAGAGAACGCTCTGCATTTATTCCGTGCGATACATGCATGCCTAACCATTGAACACATTGCGCCAACTCTCAAAGCCAGGCACTTTCACCACAACAATACATCCATGCATCCCTCAAGTCATATTCATCTTGATATAAAAATCCCAAGCAATAACACGCCGCCTCGATGCAAAACCCTAGTTTTTCACCTATCGAAAGTTATTATCGAATCGTTTAAAGGTGTATCCAATAAATGGCAGGCTCATCTCTGGCGACTCTTCAATCTGGCGGCCCTGCTGCAATGCCTGAGCTTTGAGAACGGTAGCATTATCAGTCTGGTCAATCTCGTCGGTAGGGAAGTAGGTGGTGTCAATGTTAGATGTCAGGCGAGGCTCGAATGGAGCTCGGATACGGCGAAGACTGTCAAATTCGACACCACGGAAGAAGGCATGGTTCTTGATTTCGTGGGCACCCCCCCGTCCAAGACGGTTCTCAGTGTTACAAACCATACTAGACAACACATTAGTTGGGTCGTGGTAAGGATTAACAGGAGGTTGGCTAACCTTCGAATCAAGTTTTCAGCCTCTATACCCAGCGTGATGTCGTCTGGAAAGTACAGAGTTTGTCGCCAATTGACAATCTTACGATAGGTGTCGTGACTGTCCTCGGCACAGAACGGAGGCCATCCAACTAAACATTCAAACATGATCGTCCCCAACGACCACCAG
Proteins encoded:
- the SF3A2 gene encoding Splicing factor 3A subunit 2, which codes for MDYQNRAGSKFGGGGVASHSATNADRRERLRKLALETIDLDKDPYFFKNHVGSFECRLCLTVHQNDGSYLAHTQGKKHQTNLARRAAREQREGKANIDPATGLPSSVAASFAGGGARRNAVKIGRPGYKITKIRDPVTRQQGLLFQLQYPEAAPDMSPKWQVMNAFTQRVEEPDKNFQYLLVAAEPYETVGFKIPARELDKREGRGFCFWDPDAKEFWIQIMFMTEREERFNAAPGLAARR